The Trinickia caryophylli genomic sequence AGAAATTTGGGAGGAGAATGAGCGGAACCGCTCAGAGACTTATACGTCTTGAAGTCTTATCATTCTAGCATAGCATACGCCGCGACCTGTTCGTGTTGCCGATCGGGCGGGCGCCGGGCCTGTTGCACTCGGACAACAAGCCCGGCCGGTCGAATTACAGGTGGCTGTCGAGGAACGCCGTCAGCTGCGACTTCGAGAGCGCGCCGACTTTCTGTGCCGCTACCGCGCCGTTCTTGAACAGGATCAGCGTCGGAATGCCGCGCACGCCGAACTTGGCCGGGGTGGACTGGTACTCGTCGACGTTGATCTTCGCGATCTGCAGACGGTCGCCGTAGTCCTTCGCGATCTCGTCGAGGATCGGCGCGATCATCTTGCACGGGCCGCACCATTCGGCCCAAAAATCGAGCAGTACGGGCTTGTCGGAATTCACGACGTCCTGCTCGAACGATGCATCGCTGATGTGCTTGATTTGTTCGCTCATGTAGAAGTACCTCTTCGGGTTCAAGGCCCGAGACTGAATTGCCCGCCACAATACACCAAAACAGGAAAACATTCCGTCGGTGTGCGTTCCGATGGGCGTGCGTGCGGTCGCAAGCAATAGCTGTCGGCGGCGGAGGGCGCCGGTTACGGGTGTCCGAATGTCATATTAGCCGAAATCGCTATGTGCCGTGCGAGGCCGATAGCTACCCGGGCGAAACCCTGGCGGCGGCGCGGCGGCGTTCCGCCGTGAGGAGGATCGCATGGTCGGGCCTGCGTGGACGGCCCGCCTTGCGCGCCTTCTTGCGAAAGAACGAGCACGGCGCATGCGACGGTGTTAGAATGCGACGTGACGGGCCTCCTCGCATGGAGGTGCGGTCAACCTGGTCAGGTCGGGAACGAAGCAGCCACAGCCGTTTTCCACCAGTGCCGAGGGTCGGGCTCGTCACCTTCCACTCTCCTCCTGTTGCTTCGCGCATTCGCGTACGTTCCTCGCGCTCTTCTCCCGCAATTCCGCTTACCGCTTGCTGACGGGGACCCCGCTGGCGCCAGATCGTTGCTGATACAATTCCGCGATGACCTATCAAGTTCTCGCACGCAAATGGCGGCCGAAGGATTTCGCGTCGCTCGTCGGACAGGAACACGTCGTGCGTGCGCTCACGCACGCGCTTGACGGCGCGCGCCTGCACCACGCTTACCTTTTCACCGGCACTCGCGGTGTCGGCAAGACCACGCTTTCGCGCATCTTCGCGAAAGCGCTGAACTGCGAAACGGGGATCACGGCCACTCCGTGCGGAGTGTGCCGCGCCTGCCGCGAGATCGATGAGGGGCGGTTCGTCGATTACGTCGAAATGGACGCCGCGAGCAACCGCGGCGTCGACGAAATGGCCGCGCTTCTCGAGCGGGCTGTGTACGCCCCCGTCGATGCGCGCTTCAAGGTCTACATGATCGACGAAGTGCACATGCTGACGAATCACGCCTTCAACGCGATGTTGAAGACGCTGGAAGAGCCGCCGCCGCACATGAAGTTCATTTTGGCGACGACTGATCCGCAGAAGATCCCCGTTACGGTGCTTTCGCGGTGCCTGCAGTTCAATTTGAAGCAGATGCCGGCTGGCCACATTGTCGGCCACCTCGAGCGTATTCTCGCGGCAGAGGGCATCACGTTCGAGCCGCAGGCGCTGCGGATGTTGGCGCGGGCGGCCGACGGCAGCATGCGCGATGCATTGTCGCTGACTGACCAGGCCATCGCCTATTCGGCCAATCAGGTCACCGAGGAAGCGGTGCGCGGAATGCTCGGCGCGCTCGATCAAAGCTATTTGATCCGGCTCGTCGATGCGCTCGTGGAGGTCAACGGAGCCCGCGTGCTCGAAATCGCCGACGAAATGGCGCTGCGCAGCCTGTCGTTTTCCGCGGCGCTGCAGGACCTCGCGAGCCTGTTCCATCGCATTGGCTGGGCGCAGTTCGCGCCGGCTTCCGTGCTCGACGAGTGGCCTGAGGCGGGGGACGTACGGCGCTTCGCGCAGGCGCTCACGCCCGAGCAGGTACAGCTCTTCTATCAGATCGCGACGATCGGGCGCAGCGAATTGGGTTTGGCGCCCGACGAATACGCGGGCTTCACGATGACGCTGCTGCGCATGCTTGCGTTCGAGCCTGCTCTCGGCGGCGGCTTCGGCGGGCCGGCCGGGCCGGCCACGCGTACGGCGGCGGTCGGGGGCAGCGCCCCGGCGCGCCGCGACGCGCCGATTGCGACTGCGCAACCGGCACAATCGAGGCCGGCGCCGGCTCCGCGCACCGATTCGCGCACCGATTCGCAAGCCGCGCCCGCTCCGGCACCCGATACGGCCATGCGCGAGGCCGCCCCGGCGCCGGTTCCCGCAGACCCGCTCGAGCCGGCCGAAGCTGCCGATCCGGGCGAGCCCCGGATTCCGGCGGCCGAGCCCGCTGCGTTGCCGCGCGCAGGCGATGCAGCGCACGACGTGCATGACACGCATGACGCGCCCGCGCCGGAGGCGCTTGCTCCGTCGGCCGCGCCGGCTCGAGCCGGTGGCGCCAGTGCGGCGCTCGAAGTGCTGCGCAGTGCCGGATTGCGCGTATCCACCGACCGCGGTCGCGCCGCCGCGGGGCCGAAGGCGGCGGCGCCCGTGCCGAAGCCTGCTTCGGCACGGGCGCCGATCGTCGTGCCTGCGCCTCGCGAGCGGCGCGAGTCGGCGGCACCCACCGCCGCCCGCGAGACGCCGGCACCCACGCCACCGTGGGATGACGGGCCGCCGCTCGATGCGCAATACGACAACGGCCTTTCCTCGTTTGCCGAAGAGGCATACTTCGCGACACTCGACGGTGGCCAGGACACGGCGCCGGCCGCTGCGCGCACGAACCAGCAGGGCATGCGCGCGCCGGAGATCGATCTGAGCACGCTCGCGCCGGCCATCACGCTCGAGCCGATCGGCTTCGCGGGCGACTGGCCGACGCTCGCCGCGGAGCTCGGCCTGACCGGCGTCGCGCATCAATTGGCGTTCAACAGCGAGCTGACCGCGCTCGAGGGGGAGACGCTCACGCTCGTCGTCCCGGTGCCGCAATATGCCGAGAGCACTCAGGTCGCGAAGCTGAAGGCGGCGCTGGCCGAACGGCTCGGCAAGATGGTCGAGGTCAATGTCTCCGTCGGCGCGGCACGCCGTACGGCTGCGGCGCTCGATGCGGCCGCTCGAGCCGAGCGGCAACGCGAGGCCGAGCGCGAGATCGACGCCGATCCTTTTGTGCAGTCGTTGATTCGCGAATTCGGCGCGACCATCGTGCCGGGCTCGATCAAACCGCTGGGGCCGGATGCCGGCGCGGCGGCGCACTGACGAGGCCGCGGCGCGCAGATTGAAATAACGATTTCCGGCACCCTCGGTGCCGGCACACCCCATCCACACGATTCCACACGATCAAGGAGCACGACCATGATGAAAGGTCAACTCGCCGGGCTGATGAAGCAAGCCCAGCAGATGCAGGAAAACATGAAGAAGATGCAGGAGCAACTGGCGCAGATGGAAGTCGAAGGGCAGTCCGGCGCCGGGCTCGTCAAGGTGACGATGACCTGCAAGAACGACGTGCGGCGCGTGTCGATCGACCCGAGCCTGCTCGCGGACGACAAGGACATGCTCGAAGACCTCGTCGCGGCCGCGTTCAACGATGCGGTGCGCAAGGCGGAAGCCACCGCGCAGGAAAAGATGGCGGGCATGACTTCGGGCCTGCCGCTGCCTCCGGGCTTCAAGCTGCCGTTCTGAGCGTGTCGCGCTCACCCGTCGCCCGTTTCGACCGATGAAGCAACCATCCGCCCTCATTGCGCTCGTGGAGGCGCTGCGCGCGCTGCCCGGCGTCGGCCCGAAATCGGCGCAGCGCATGGCCTATCACCTCATGCAGCACGATCGCGAAGGCGCCGAGCGGCTTGGCCGCTCATTGCTGTTCGCGACCGAACACCTGCAGCACTGCGAGAAGTGCAACACGTTCACCGAAGCACAGGTCTGCGACGTGTGCGGCGATGAATCGCGCGATCCGACCTTGCTCTGCGTCGTAGAAACGCCTGCGGATCAGATCATGCTCGAGCAGACGATGACTTACCGCGGGCTCTACTTCGTGCTGATGGGGCGCCTGAGCCCGCTGGATGGCATCGGGCCGAAGGAGATCCACTTCGAGCGGCTCGTGCGGCGCGCCTCGGACGGTGTCGTGAGGGAAGTCGTGCTGGCGACGAACTTCACCAACGAAGGCGAAGCAACGGCGCATTATCTGGCCCAGATGCTGAAGGCGCGGGACCTCGCGGTGACGCGGCTCGCGCGTGGCGTGCCTGTTGGCGGGGAACTCGAGTATGTCGACGCGGGCACCATCGCGCGTGCCATGCTCGATCGGCGCTCCCTCTAGTCCCGTCTGCCCTTCCAAGACCCATGAAAGGAGAGTCATGACCGCAACCGGCGGCCCGCTTGCGGGTATCAAAGTGCTCGAACTCGGTACGTTGATCGCCGGGCCGTTTGCCGCACGGTTTCTCGGCGAGTTCGGCGCGGAGGTCATCAAGATCGAGGATCCGGCCGGCGGCGACCCGCTGCGCAAATGGCGCATGCTCTATCCCGAGGCGGGCGGCACGTCGCTATGGTGGGCCGTGCAGGCGCGCAACAAGAAATCCGTGACGGTCAACCTGAAAGCGCCGGAGGGCAAGGAAATCCTGCGCAAGCTGGCGAGGGAGGCCGATATCGTCGTCGAGAATTTCCGCCCCGGGCTGCTCGAAAAGCTGGGGCTCGGCTATGACGTGCTGAGCGCGGGCAATCCGGGGCTCGTGATGGTCCGGCTCTCGGGCTACGGGCAAACGGGACCTTACCGCGATCGACCGGGCTTCGGCTCGATTGCCGAGGCGATGGGAGGCCTGCGCCACATCACGGGCTATCCGGATCTGCCGCCGCCGCGTATCGGCATCTCGATCGGCGATTCCATCGCGGCGCTGCACGGCGTCATCGGTGCCATGATGGCGCTCCATCATCGTCAGGCGAACGGTGGACGAGGCCAAGTGGTCGACGTTGCGCTGTACGAGGCTGTCTTCAACATGATGGAGAGTATCGTGCCCGAATATGGCGTGTACGGCGCGGTGCGGGAGCGCACCGGCGCCTCGCTGCCGGGTATCGTGCCGTCCAACACCTACGCCTGCCGCGACGGTCAGATCGTCATCGGCGGCAACAGCGATCCCATTTTCAAGCGGCTGATGGTCGCGATCGGTCGCCCCGATCTCGCCAACGATCCCGCTCTCGCGCACAACGACGGACGCGTACCGCGCACGCGCGAAATCGACGATGCGATCGGTACCTGGCTTGCCGAGCGTACGATCGATGAGGCCCTCGAGGTGCTCACCGCTGCCGATGTGCCGGTTGGGCGCATCTATAGCGTGGCGGACATGTTCACCGATCCCCAGTATGCGGCTCGCGAAATGATCCAGCGGTTCAAGTGGCAGGGCGAAGTAGACGTGCCGCTGCCGAACGTCGCGCCGAAACTCTCGGAAACGCCCGGGGGCACCCGCTGGCTCGGACCGGAGCTGGGCGCGCATACGGACGAGGTGCTGGGCGCGCTCGGCTACGGCATGGACGAAATCGGGATGCTCCGGGCCCGCGGCATCGTCTGATGGGCTTGTTCGCGGCGGGCCCGCGCGGGCGGGCGCCGACACCAGGACAGGCGATCAGCGGCACGACGTACTCGGTTACAATCGCCGCATGCGAATCCTACTGAGCAACGACGACGGTTATCTGGCGCCAGGGCTAGCCGCGCTTTATCACGCGCTGAAGACGCTCGGCGAGATCACGGTGATGGCGCCCGAGCAAAATTGCAGCGGCGCATCGAATTCCCTGACGCTCTCGCGGCCGCTCTCGGTGCTGCGCGCGGCGAGCGGCTTCTATTACGTGAACGGCACCCCGACGGATTCGGTGCACATCGCGCTCACCGGCATGCTCGACGACAAGCCCGATCTGGTCGTCTCTGGCATCAACAACGGCCAGAACGTCGGCGAGGATACGCTTTATTCGGGCACCGTGGCGGCGGCGACCGAAGGCGTCATGTTCGGCGTGCCGTCGATCGCGTTTTCGCTCATGGAGAAGGACTGGGCGCATCTCGACGATGCCGCGCGTGTGGCGCGCGACGTGGTCGAGCACTTTCTATCTCACCCGCTGCCCGGTCATCCGCTGCTGAATGTCAATATCCCGAACCTTCCATACGAAGAAATGGGAGGGTGGGAGGTCACCCGTCTCGGCAAGCGCCATCCGTCGCAGCCTGTCATCCGCCAGACCAACCCCCGCGGTGAGCCGATCTACTGGATCGGCCCGTCCGGTGCCGCGCTCGATGCGAGCGAAGGGACCGATTTCCATGCGCTCGCGAACGGCCGCGTATCGATCACGCCGCTGCAGCTCGACCTCACGCACACGCAGATGCTGGCGGCAACGCGCGAATGGACGCGCGCGGGACGTACCGGTTCATGACGAGCGAGCGCACGAGACGCTTTCCCCTGGGGCTCGCAGATCTCGAGCGCAAACCGCGCGCTCGGTCCGAGGGGTTCGAGCGCGCCCGTGCTGGCCGACAGGCGGTGCGAGCCGTTGACACGCAGGCGTCGCAAGCGGCCGAGAAAATGCGCGTGCCAGTGACGCAGGCGCCGGCGCTGACCTCGGAACGCGTGCGCGAGCGAATGGTCGAACGGCTTCGGGCAAACGGCGTTACCGATCCGCGCGTGCTCGCGGCGATGGCGGCGGTGCCGAGGCACCTGTTCGTGGACCCAGGGCTCGCCGCCCAGGCTTACGAGGATTCGGCGCTGCCGATCGGCCACCAGCAGACGATATCGAAACCCTCGGTCGTTGCGCGCATGATCGAGTTGGCGGCATCGGGCCGAACGCTCGAGCGCGTGCTCGAGATCGGCACGGGCTGCGGCTACCAGGCTGCGGTACTGAGCCAGGTCGCGCGCGACGTCTACTCGATCGAGCGCATCAAGCCGCTTTACGAGCGAGCGAAGCTCAACCTGCGGCCGTTGCGCGTGCCGAATATCCGTCTGCACTATGGTGACGGCCGGGTCGGCTTGCCGGCGGCCGCGCCGTTCGATGCGATCGTCATTGCGGCTGCCGGCTTCGATGTGCCGCAGATGCTTCGCGAGCAACTCGCTGTCGGCGGGCGGCTCGTTGCGCCCGTTGCGGCGCTTGGCGGCCAGTCTCAGGTCCTGACGCTCGTGGAGCGCCTCGGGCCGACCCAATGGCGGGAGTCGCAGCTTGATCGCGTTTTCTTTGTCCCCTTAAAATCCGGAGTGATTTGACACCGATGTTTACGTTGCGCGCGATGCGAACATTCAGTACGAACGGCCGGCTTGCCGCCGCCCAACGCGTCATCTGTGCCGTTGCCCTGTCCACGCTCGCGGCGTGCGCGACGCGGCTCGATCAAGCGCCTGTCGTAGATCGATCGGGCGGGCTCGGCGCGCAGCCGTCGGGGGCCGTGGCCACGCAGTCAGCTGTACCGCTCGGGCCACCCCCTCCGGGCTACTACCGCGTGAAGCCGGGAGACACGCTCTACCGGATCGCGCTCGACAACGGGCAGAACTATCGCGACATTGCCGCATGGAACAATCTCGCGAACCCGAACCAGATCGAGGTGGACCAACTGTTGCGCGTGGTGCCGCCGGGCGCCAATGCGGCGACGGCGACGCCCGGCGTCGCGACGGCCCCGGTGACGAACGGTTCGGCTGTGCAGGCCGCTCCGATCGCGCCGAGCTCTTCTTCTGCCTCCGCTTCGGGTGCGGCGGTGCCGCCGACGATCGGCGGCTCGACGGCCACAACCATCCCGCCGCAGCCCGCGGCCTCAGCCACGGGAAGCGCTCCTGCCGCTGGCGGCACGGTGAACCTCGCCTGGCCGGTGAAAGGCCCGATCATCGGCAACTTCGACGATTCGACGAACAAGGGCGTCAATATCGGCGGGGCGGAAGGCACACCGATCAAGGCCGCGGCGGACGGCCGGGTCGTCTATGCAGGAAATGGGCTGCGCGGATACGGCAATCTCATTATCATCAAGCACGACGCAACGTATCTGACCGCATATGCACACAACCGTACTTTGATGGTAAAAGAAGGGGACTCGGTGACCAAAGGGCAAAAGATCGCCGAGATGGGTTCGAGCGATGCGAGTCGAGTGATGTTGCATTTCGAAGTACGCAAGCAAGGCAAACCCGTTGATCCGATGAAGTACTTGCCGCCGCAATAAGCGATACGACCATGCCGAAATCGAAGCGCCGCAAGCAGGAAGCCGAGGAAACGCTCACGAGTGCCGCGCAGGATGCCGCACCGGACGTGGGCGCTTCGGCAAACGAAGCCGAAGACGACGCCGCCGACGCCGAGAGCGACTTCGAGGCGCAAGGGGGCGGGGGGGACGACGGCGACGCCCGCGAGACAACGGCCGAGGCGGCGCCGGACCCGGATGACTTCCGGGCGCTGCTGCAAGCCGAGCTGACGGCCGATACGATTCAGCATTATCTGAACCGCATCAGCGTAAAGCCGTTGCTGACGGTCGAGGAGGAGCAGCGCTATTCGCGGCTCGCGAAGGCCGGCGAGTTCGAGGCAAGGCAGGTGATGATCGAGCGCAACCTGCGGCTCGTCGTCAGTATTGCCAAGGGCTACCTCAACCGGGGCGTGCCGCTGCTCGACCTGATCGAGGAAGGCAATCTCGGCTTGATGCACGCGATCGAGAAGTTCGATCCCACGCGCGGTTTCCGGTTTTCCACCTATGCCACTTGGTGGATCCGTCAGAGTATCGAGCGCGCGATCATGAACCAGGCGCGCACGGTACGGTTGCCCGTGCACGTCATTCGTGAGCTCAATCAGGTGCTGCGCGCCAAGCGGCATCTCGAAAAGAACTCGATGAACTCGGGCGAGGCGGTCGAGCGCCGGGACGCCAGCATCGACGATATTGCCTATCTGACGGGCAAGACGACGGATGAAGTGACCGACATCCTGGCACTGAACGAGCATACGGCGTCGCTCGACGCACCGCTGGATCTCGACCCGGCCAGCAGTCTGCTCGATCTGCTCTCGGACGAGCAAAGCCAATCCCCCGACGCTGAAGTCCAGCACCGAGAGCTCGAAACGCTGACACGGGCCTGGCTGTCGAGGCTGTCGGACAAGCATCGCCACGTGATCGAGCGCCGCTTCGGCCTCAATCATATCGAGCCGGCCACACTCGAGGAGCTCGCTGACGAAATGGGGCTCACGCGCGAGCGGGTGCGTCAGATCCAGCAGGAAGCGCTCGTGCGGCTGAAACGCTTTTTTGCATCGAACGGCGTGCGCAAGGACGCCGTGCTCTAGACTCATCCTGGATGACACCGATTCTCGTTTTCGACATCGAGACGATTCCCGATGTCGCCGGCATTCGCCGGCTTGACGATTTGCCGGCTTCGATGACCGATGCCGAAGTGGCCGACCATGCGTTTGCCGCTCGGCGCGAAAAAACCGGCAGCGATTTTCTTCCGCACCACCTACAGCGCGTTGCGGCGATCTCGTGCGTTTTCCGCGACCGCAGCGGCCTGCGCGTACGCTCGCTTGGCACGCCGGAGGACGGCGAGGCAGCGCTTGTGCAGTCTTTTTATCGTGTCATCGAAAAATACACGCCACAGCTCGTTTCGTGGAATGGCGGTGGTTTCGATTTGCCGGTGCTGCACTATCGCGCGCTCGTGCATGCTATTGCCGCGCCGAGGTACTGGGATCTCGGCGAGGACGATCGCGAATTCAAATGGAACAACTACATCAGCCGTTACCATTCCCGGCATACGGATCTGATGGATGTGCTGGCAATGTATCAGGCGCGCGCCAATGCGCCGCTCGATGCGCTTGCCAAACTGTGCGGCTTTCCGGGCAAGCTCGGCATGGACGGCGGTCAGGTCTGGGCGGCGTTTCAGGAGGGCCGCATCGACGAGATTCGCCATTATTGCGAAACCGACGTCGTCAATACGTATTTGCTCTATTGCCGCTTTCAGCTCATGCGCGGCGCGCTGTCGCCGAGCGAATATGCCGACGAGATCGTCTTCGTCAAGCAATCGCTCGCGCAGGAGCCTGGTGCGCACTGGGCCGAGTATCTGGCCGCGTTCGATTGAAGCGCCACGGTATGCTCAGTCGAGTTCGATGAGAATCGGCTGATGATCGGATGCCTGCGTGTGCGGGTCGATCTCGCAGCGCACGAGCCGATCACGCAGATTGTCGGTCACGAAGACGAAATCGCACGATAGCGGGCCCTCCGACCACTGCGCCTGATCGTAGACTCCAGCCGTCGGTGGCCGCTTGCAGCCCGGATGCAAAGCGGTCCATGCTTCGATGAACGAGGGGGCATCGTCGATGGGTTCGACGAAACGCTGATAGGCCGGCGATCCGAAATCGCAGTTGAAGTCGCCGCAGACGATGGCGCTCGGAGGCCGGTCGCTGGCCGCGAACGGCCCGGCTGACGGTTCGGCCGGCGCGGGATGGCGTGCGTGATCGACCGCCTCGCGATGAACGCGCCGCAATTCGTCCACTTGTGCCAGCCGCTGTATCTCGGAATAGTATTCGAGATGTGTGACGATGACCCGTAGCGCGCCGGCCGCGCGCTCTATCTCGGCTTCGAGCGCGACACGCGGCATCGACGGTGCCTTCGCATCGGCCGGCCAAGGCAGCGAGTGGCGTATGACGCGACGTACGGGCAGCCGGGTCGCGAGGGCATTGCCGAACTGGCGTCTCGGCTTGCCGGGTAGGGGCGGCGGCAGGTCGGCACCCACGGCGTCGAGCACCGTGAATCCGGGCAGCGCCGCGGAGAGTTCCGCGAACTGATCGCCGGACGGCCGCCCAGGGAGCGTGTCGAATCCGCGCGTGATTTCTTGTAGCGCGAGCACGTCGAAATCAGATAGCCTGCGCGCTTCGGCAACCGTCCTGGCGAGGTCTACGCTGCCGCCGGCATCACGGCCCCATTGGATGTTCCAGCTCAAGAGTCGCATCTTCGAACCCTCCGGGCGCCGTCTTGCGGCGCCGTTCGTCTACAATCTCGCCTTTCGTTTCTCGTCCGTCAGGAAAAAGCAGGTGGCAAAGTCTTCCCGTCCTACCGTCGCGCCGATGAAGCGCGCCGAGTCCGCTGCGTCTGGTCCCGCCCCCATTATCGAGATCGAGTCGCTCGACATGGAGGCGCGCGGCGTCGGGCGGCTCGTCGACGAGAGCGGCGAACCCGGTAAGGTGGTTTTCGTCGAAGGCGCGCTGCCGGGCGAGCGCGTTACGTATTCTAGCTACCGCAGGAAGCCGAGCTACGAGCAGGCGCAGGTTGTCGACGTCCTACGGGCCAGCGTCATGCGCACGAAACCGCAATGCGCATTTTTTGGCACGTGCGGGGGTTGTTCAATGCAACATCTCGATGCGCGTGCACAAGTCGCCGTCAAGCAGCGCGTGCTCGAGGACGATTTATGGCATCTCGCGAAGCTGCGT encodes the following:
- the trxA gene encoding thioredoxin TrxA yields the protein MSEQIKHISDASFEQDVVNSDKPVLLDFWAEWCGPCKMIAPILDEIAKDYGDRLQIAKINVDEYQSTPAKFGVRGIPTLILFKNGAVAAQKVGALSKSQLTAFLDSHL
- a CDS encoding DNA polymerase III subunit gamma/tau, which gives rise to MTYQVLARKWRPKDFASLVGQEHVVRALTHALDGARLHHAYLFTGTRGVGKTTLSRIFAKALNCETGITATPCGVCRACREIDEGRFVDYVEMDAASNRGVDEMAALLERAVYAPVDARFKVYMIDEVHMLTNHAFNAMLKTLEEPPPHMKFILATTDPQKIPVTVLSRCLQFNLKQMPAGHIVGHLERILAAEGITFEPQALRMLARAADGSMRDALSLTDQAIAYSANQVTEEAVRGMLGALDQSYLIRLVDALVEVNGARVLEIADEMALRSLSFSAALQDLASLFHRIGWAQFAPASVLDEWPEAGDVRRFAQALTPEQVQLFYQIATIGRSELGLAPDEYAGFTMTLLRMLAFEPALGGGFGGPAGPATRTAAVGGSAPARRDAPIATAQPAQSRPAPAPRTDSRTDSQAAPAPAPDTAMREAAPAPVPADPLEPAEAADPGEPRIPAAEPAALPRAGDAAHDVHDTHDAPAPEALAPSAAPARAGGASAALEVLRSAGLRVSTDRGRAAAGPKAAAPVPKPASARAPIVVPAPRERRESAAPTAARETPAPTPPWDDGPPLDAQYDNGLSSFAEEAYFATLDGGQDTAPAAARTNQQGMRAPEIDLSTLAPAITLEPIGFAGDWPTLAAELGLTGVAHQLAFNSELTALEGETLTLVVPVPQYAESTQVAKLKAALAERLGKMVEVNVSVGAARRTAAALDAAARAERQREAEREIDADPFVQSLIREFGATIVPGSIKPLGPDAGAAAH
- a CDS encoding YbaB/EbfC family nucleoid-associated protein: MMKGQLAGLMKQAQQMQENMKKMQEQLAQMEVEGQSGAGLVKVTMTCKNDVRRVSIDPSLLADDKDMLEDLVAAAFNDAVRKAEATAQEKMAGMTSGLPLPPGFKLPF
- the recR gene encoding recombination mediator RecR, giving the protein MKQPSALIALVEALRALPGVGPKSAQRMAYHLMQHDREGAERLGRSLLFATEHLQHCEKCNTFTEAQVCDVCGDESRDPTLLCVVETPADQIMLEQTMTYRGLYFVLMGRLSPLDGIGPKEIHFERLVRRASDGVVREVVLATNFTNEGEATAHYLAQMLKARDLAVTRLARGVPVGGELEYVDAGTIARAMLDRRSL
- a CDS encoding CaiB/BaiF CoA transferase family protein, whose protein sequence is MTATGGPLAGIKVLELGTLIAGPFAARFLGEFGAEVIKIEDPAGGDPLRKWRMLYPEAGGTSLWWAVQARNKKSVTVNLKAPEGKEILRKLAREADIVVENFRPGLLEKLGLGYDVLSAGNPGLVMVRLSGYGQTGPYRDRPGFGSIAEAMGGLRHITGYPDLPPPRIGISIGDSIAALHGVIGAMMALHHRQANGGRGQVVDVALYEAVFNMMESIVPEYGVYGAVRERTGASLPGIVPSNTYACRDGQIVIGGNSDPIFKRLMVAIGRPDLANDPALAHNDGRVPRTREIDDAIGTWLAERTIDEALEVLTAADVPVGRIYSVADMFTDPQYAAREMIQRFKWQGEVDVPLPNVAPKLSETPGGTRWLGPELGAHTDEVLGALGYGMDEIGMLRARGIV
- the surE gene encoding 5'/3'-nucleotidase SurE, whose protein sequence is MRILLSNDDGYLAPGLAALYHALKTLGEITVMAPEQNCSGASNSLTLSRPLSVLRAASGFYYVNGTPTDSVHIALTGMLDDKPDLVVSGINNGQNVGEDTLYSGTVAAATEGVMFGVPSIAFSLMEKDWAHLDDAARVARDVVEHFLSHPLPGHPLLNVNIPNLPYEEMGGWEVTRLGKRHPSQPVIRQTNPRGEPIYWIGPSGAALDASEGTDFHALANGRVSITPLQLDLTHTQMLAATREWTRAGRTGS
- a CDS encoding protein-L-isoaspartate(D-aspartate) O-methyltransferase, which translates into the protein MTSERTRRFPLGLADLERKPRARSEGFERARAGRQAVRAVDTQASQAAEKMRVPVTQAPALTSERVRERMVERLRANGVTDPRVLAAMAAVPRHLFVDPGLAAQAYEDSALPIGHQQTISKPSVVARMIELAASGRTLERVLEIGTGCGYQAAVLSQVARDVYSIERIKPLYERAKLNLRPLRVPNIRLHYGDGRVGLPAAAPFDAIVIAAAGFDVPQMLREQLAVGGRLVAPVAALGGQSQVLTLVERLGPTQWRESQLDRVFFVPLKSGVI
- a CDS encoding peptidoglycan DD-metalloendopeptidase family protein — its product is MFTLRAMRTFSTNGRLAAAQRVICAVALSTLAACATRLDQAPVVDRSGGLGAQPSGAVATQSAVPLGPPPPGYYRVKPGDTLYRIALDNGQNYRDIAAWNNLANPNQIEVDQLLRVVPPGANAATATPGVATAPVTNGSAVQAAPIAPSSSSASASGAAVPPTIGGSTATTIPPQPAASATGSAPAAGGTVNLAWPVKGPIIGNFDDSTNKGVNIGGAEGTPIKAAADGRVVYAGNGLRGYGNLIIIKHDATYLTAYAHNRTLMVKEGDSVTKGQKIAEMGSSDASRVMLHFEVRKQGKPVDPMKYLPPQ
- a CDS encoding 3'-5' exonuclease, whose product is MTPILVFDIETIPDVAGIRRLDDLPASMTDAEVADHAFAARREKTGSDFLPHHLQRVAAISCVFRDRSGLRVRSLGTPEDGEAALVQSFYRVIEKYTPQLVSWNGGGFDLPVLHYRALVHAIAAPRYWDLGEDDREFKWNNYISRYHSRHTDLMDVLAMYQARANAPLDALAKLCGFPGKLGMDGGQVWAAFQEGRIDEIRHYCETDVVNTYLLYCRFQLMRGALSPSEYADEIVFVKQSLAQEPGAHWAEYLAAFD
- a CDS encoding endonuclease/exonuclease/phosphatase family protein, whose product is MRLLSWNIQWGRDAGGSVDLARTVAEARRLSDFDVLALQEITRGFDTLPGRPSGDQFAELSAALPGFTVLDAVGADLPPPLPGKPRRQFGNALATRLPVRRVIRHSLPWPADAKAPSMPRVALEAEIERAAGALRVIVTHLEYYSEIQRLAQVDELRRVHREAVDHARHPAPAEPSAGPFAASDRPPSAIVCGDFNCDFGSPAYQRFVEPIDDAPSFIEAWTALHPGCKRPPTAGVYDQAQWSEGPLSCDFVFVTDNLRDRLVRCEIDPHTQASDHQPILIELD